In the Malania oleifera isolate guangnan ecotype guangnan chromosome 1, ASM2987363v1, whole genome shotgun sequence genome, one interval contains:
- the LOC131154753 gene encoding receptor-like protein kinase FERONIA, whose amino-acid sequence MIKNTKATRFMTQPSILNPLLRLTASLLFLAISNGSSHDYVPKDPILLDCGSSESSVEHGRQWIGDEGVGSRFGPFEKHDGTVSKPSKQSSQGTAVDAVPYMTARISRSPFTYSFSLSSGGQKFIRLHFYLSSSSGSDASYPFFSVKAGPYTLLNNFTATPPVDSSYQQSFFREFCLNVPENQKVLNITFSPVPATASAALNVTTYAFISGIEIVSMPTNLYYTQAGDKGPCFVGQQKEFIIDNSTALEGVYRLNVGGIPITPVNDSGLFRSWSDDHFFIVSPSVIPPYGSTISYSESLPEYVAPPEVYETARTMGSNNQENTKSNLTWELPVDSGFSYLVRLHFCEYQPEVKVAGDRPFIIYMDNQTADDSADVITWSHGNGIPVYKDYILMIGKERNGGKHNLSLALHPNVDAGGYVNVILNGLEMFKLNDSRGNLAGPNPNISLPSHEPNNSWPLPREKDSRSKKTLFFVIGGSVIGGFMLFSILCAYHRSLWWRQKKDELQSTARKTSALPEKLCRHFSLAELRSATNDFDDAFIIGVGGFGKVYKGCMDGLKLVAIKRLSRGSRQGAHEFATEIQTLSQLRHLHLVSLIGYCDEGKEMILVYDYMINGTLCNHLYETENAPLQWKQRLNICIGAARGLHYLHTGTTRMIIHRDVKSTNILLDENWVAKVSDFGLSKIGPTSLASTAISTVVKGTLGYLDPEYIRRMHLTEKSDVYSFGVVLFEVLCARKAVNRKLAEGQVNLASWAKECILYGTLHQNIDPYLMGKITPSCFKKFVEIADSCLDDSGIERPTMGDVVGSLEFALQLQESEETPEYSKEDAHYDLKIDQAVASHVGVVSYVNALDSSHSELTLSSASTISGLSCHRNFDFDCIISSSEEASLISHHK is encoded by the coding sequence ATGATCAAAAACACCAAAGCCACACGCTTCATGACCCAACCCTCCATCCTCAACCCTTTGCTCCGCCTCACGGCCTCCCTTCTCTTCCTTGCCATCTCCAATGGTTCTTCTCATGACTACGTCCCCAAAGATCCAATCCTTCTCGACTGTGGCTCATCCGAATCCTCAGTCGAGCATGGACGGCAATGGATTGGGGACGAAGGTGTGGGCTCCCGATTTGGTCCCTTTGAAAAGCATGACGGCACCGTCTCCAAACCCTCGAAACAGAGCTCTCAAGGAACCGCCGTTGATGCCGTCCCTTACATGACTGCACGGATCTCTCGTTCCCCATTCACCTACTCATTTTCGCTGAGCTCTGGCGGCCAAAAGTTCATCCGCCTTCACTTCTACCTATCTTCATCGTCCGGTTCCGATGCCTCCTATCCTTTCTTCTCTGTTAAAGCCGGCCCCTACACTCTTCTTAACAACTTCACTGCAACCCCTCCTGTTGATTCTTCCTACCAGCAGTCATTCTTCAGAGAATTCTGCCTCAACGTTCCGGAGAACCAGAAGGTCCTTAATATAACCTTTTCTCCGGTACCTGCGACTGCAAGCGCCGCTTTAAATGTTACTACATATGCCTTCATCAGTGGAATTGAGATCGTATCCATGCCCACAAACCTCTACTACACACAAGCAGGAGATAAAGGGCCCTGTTTCGTTGGGCAACAGAAAGAATTTATAATAGACAATAGTACAGCCCTGGAGGGAGTTTATCGATTAAATGTGGGTGGGATACCAATCACACCAGTAAACGACTCTGGCTTGTTTCGCAGTTGGTCTGATGATCATTTCTTCATAGTATCTCCAAGTGTGATCCCTCCTTATGGTTCTACGATTAGCTATTCAGAATCACTTCCAGAATATGTTGCACCGCCAGAAGTCTACGAGACAGCTCGAACAATGGGATCAAATAATCAAGAGAACACCAAGAGCAATTTGACATGGGAATTACCGGTGGATTCAGGGTTCTCGTATCTGGTCAGGCTCCACTTCTGCGAGTACCAACCGGAGGTTAAAGTAGCTGGGGACAGGCCGTTCATTATCTACATGGACAATCAGACGGCCGATGATTCTGCTGATGTCATAACCTGGAGCCACGGGAATGGCATCCCAGTGTACAAGGACTACATTTTGATGATAGGGAAAGAGAGAAACGGAGGAAAACATAACCTCTCTCTGGCTCTACATCCCAACGTTGATGCGGGTGGATACGTTAATGTGATACTAAACGGGTTGGAAATGTTTAAATTGAATGATTCTCGTGGCAATCTCGCGGGACCAAACCCTAATATTTCTCTCCCTTCCCATGAACCAAATAATTCATGGCCACTGCCGcgggaaaaggattcaaggagCAAGAAAACTTTGTTCTTTGTCATTGGAGGAAGTGTGATAGGTGGATTCATGCTATTCTCTATTTTATGCGCCTATCATAGATCCTTATGGTGGCGGCAAAAGAAAGACGAATTACAGTCAACTGCAAGAAAGACTTCAGCATTGCCAGAAAAACTATGCCGTCATTTTTCACTTGCAGAGCTTCGAAGCGCCACAAATGACTTCGATGATGCTTTCATCATTGGTGTTGGAGGATTCGGTAAGGTGTACAAAGGATGCATGGATGGTCTGAAGCTTGTTGCAATCAAACGGTTAAGTCGGGGCTCTCGGCAGGGGGCGCATGAGTTTGCAACTGAGATTCAAACGCTATCCCAGCTCCGCCACCTTCATCTTGTCTCTCTAATTGGTTATTGCGACGAAGGCAAAGAGATGATCCTTGTGTATGACTATATGATCAATGGGACACTTTGCAATCATCTTTACGAAACAGAAAATGCTCCTCTCCAATGGAAGCAGAGGCTTAACATCTGTATTGGAGCTGCTCGAGGACTCCACTACCTTCATACAGGCACAACTCGCATGATCATTCATCGAGACGTGAAGAGTACCAACATTTTGTTGGATGAGAATTGGGTTGCCAAGGTTTCAGATTTCGGGTTATCCAAAATAGGTCCAACTAGCTTAGCGAGTACAGCGATCAGTACGGTGGTGAAGGGCACGCTGGGGTATTTGGATCCTGAGTACATTCGTCGCATGCATTTAACAGAGAAATCTGATGTCTACTCATTTGGTGTTGTGTTATTTGAAGTTCTCTGTGCGAGAAAAGCAGTGAACCGCAAGTTGGCAGAGGGTCAGGTAAATTTGGCGAGTTGGGCCAAGGAATGCATCCTTTATGGAACTCTTCACCAAAACATTGATCCATATTTGATGGGAAAGATAACACCGTcgtgttttaaaaaatttgtagAGATTGCAGACAGTTGCCTAGATGATTCTGGAATTGAGCGGCCCACGATGGGGGATGTAGTGGGAAGCTTGGAATTCGCATTGCAATTGCAAGAGAGCGAGGAGACTCCAGAGTACTCGAAGGAGGATGCTCATTATGACCTAAAAATTGACCAGGCGGTGGCATCTCATGTGGGCGTTGTTTCCTATGTGAATGCATTGGACTCTAGTCATAGTGAGCTTACCCTCTCTAGTGCTAGTACTATTAGTGGGTTGAGCTGTCATcgtaattttgattttgactgcATCATCTCATCATCTGAGGAAGCATCATTAATCAGTCACCACAAATAG